CGATCAGAGTCAGCGGCCTGCCCAGGTGCGCGGCGAGCACCTCGACCTCGATCGCCAGTTCCTCCAACAGAGGCACGGCTCGCTGATCACGCAGCGCGTGCACCGCGTCCAGCCGCAGACCGTCCACCCGGAAGTCACGCAGCCATCCCAGGGCGTTGTCGATGATCAGCCTGCGGACCTCGTCCGAGTCGGGGCCGTCGAGATTGACCGACGGACCCCACACGGTGCTGCCCGCGAAGTAGGGGCCGAAGCGATCGAGATAGGCCCCCGACGGCCCGAGATGGTTGTAGACCACGTCGAGGATCACCGCGAGACCCCGGTCATGACAGGCATCGACGAAACGCTTGAAACCGTCGGGACCGCCGTAGCTCTGCTGGACGGCCGACCAGGCGACCCCGTCGTAACCCCAGCCCCATGGCCCGTCGAAGGAATTGACCGGCAACACCTCGACGAAGTCGATGCCGAGATCGACGAGGTGGTCGAGCCGCGCGATCGCCGCGTCGAAGGTGCCTGCCTCGGTGAACGTGCCGATGTGCAGCTCGTAGACCACCCCGCCCGCCAGTGGACGGCCCGCCCAATCGTCGGTGCGCCAGTCGAATCGGCCGTGGTCGTAGACCCGCGACAGTCCGTGCACCCCATCGGGCTGCCATCGGGAACGCGGATCGGGCAGTGGCAGTTCGTCGTCCAGCCGGAAACCATAGGCGCTGCCATGCCCGGCCTCGGGTAGGTGGGCGTGCCACCAACCGTCGTCGGTGCGGTGCATCGGATGCTCACCGCCCCCGGTGTGCAGGGTGACCCTCTGCCGCTGTGGTGCCCAGACCGCGAAATCCGCCATGGGGATCATCTTGGCGTGAGGGTGCGCTCCTGCCCAGCAGCCCGATGGGGTCAACCGGGCGGCGCGCCGAGCGAGGGCGCCGGGTACGTCAGTCCCGCCGCAGGAGCGCCACCGGGTATCGGGCCAGTACATCGGCGAGCAACGGCGTCGCCGTGTCGACCCGTGCCCCACTGATCACATCGACCCATGAGGCGCGGCCGTCGGGCATGGCCAGCACGGTGTCCCGCCAGCCACCGGCCTTGGCCAGCCCGACCGGGAGCCTGGTGGCCACCGCGACCAACTCCGCGTGCCGCGAACCCCGGGCGAATGCCAGGGCGTGCGCTGCGGCCGGCCCGTCGGCGACCAGCGGCCGGTACCCGGTGAACAGGTGTGGCTGATCGCGTCGCAGCCGCAGCACCCGCGAGGTGACCAGTAGCTTCACGGCCCCCGACTCGTCGATCTCCGGCAGCCAACCCTGATCCAGCCGGGCGGCCAACGAGCGTCGGAGAGCGAAGTCCACCGGTCGCCGATTGTCCGGGTCCACCAGGGAGAGATCCCAGAGTTCGGTGCCCTGATACACATCGGGGATACCGGGGCCCGAGGTGTGCACGAGCTTCTGTCCGAGGGAGTTCGACCAGCCATGGCCGACGATGCCCCCGACGAAGGCCGCCACCTCCGCCGAGGTCTGCTCGTCGCCCAGCACGGCGGCGGGCCAAGCGGCGACGGCGGCGTCGAAGTCGGCGTCGGGCGCCGTCCAGCTGGTGCCGAGCTTGGCCTCCTTGGCCGCCTTCGCGAGGTAGTCGGTCAGCCGCTGCTCGGTGATCGGCCATGCCCCCAACAGGCTCTGCCACCCCAGAAGATTCAGACTCGCCTCCGGGAGCGGGTGCCGCTGCGACCAGCGGCGCAACGCCGCACCGAACTCGTCGGGAAGCTCGGAGAGCACCGCCAGTCGGGCCCGGACATCCTCGGAGCGCTTCGTGTCGTGGGTCGACAGCGAGGTCATCATGCCCGGCCGGGCCGCCGCCCTGGCCGAGGCCGAGGCGTGGAACTCCTCGGGGCGCACTCCGAAGCGGCTCGGATCGCCGCCGACCTCGTTGAGCGCCACGAAACGGTTGAACCGGTAGAACGCGGTGTCCTCGACGCCCTTGGCCATCACCATCCCGGACGTCTGTTGCACGCGGATCGCGAGTTCGCCGTCGGGATGGGCCACCATCTCCTCGGCCACCGCCGTCACGAGGGGCGCCAGGTCGGGGCGCTCGCCGCACGCCGTCGCCACCGCGTCGGCCAGCGCCTGCCTGCCCTCGGGGAGATAGCTGCGGTAGACGGGGAACGAACGCAGCAGTTCGACGGTGACCTGCCGGGCGCTCTCCCGATCGGGACAGCCGGGCAGCGCGGCGACCAACCCCGCGATCCGATCGGTCTCGGCACCGAGGACCCGTTCGGCGGCGAAATGCTTGGCGGCCGCCTCGGTCCCGTGCGGGTCGGCGACCGCGGCCGAGGACTCCGGTGCGGACAGCTCCTGGGCGAGCCGCGTCAGCGGCTGCTCCCCGGCCGGGTCGATGAACAGCCCGCACACCTCGCGCAGTGCTTCGTACCCGGTGCTGCCGTCCACCGGCCAGGAAGCGGGCAACGACTCATCGGGGCCGAGGATCTTCTCGACGACCAACCAGGCTTCGGGCGCGGCCTCCCGGAGCCTGCGCAGATATTCGCCGGGATTGCTCAACCCGTCCGGGTGATCGATCCGCAGCCCCGTGACCTCGCCTGCCTCCACCCAGCGCAACAGTTCACCGTGGGTGGCCGCGAACACGGTGGGCTCCTCGACCCGAACGGCGGCGAGGGCGCTGATGTCGAAGAATCGCCGGAAGGTCAGCTCGGCCCCGCCTCGCCGCCACGACACCAGCCGGTAGTGCTGCCGCTCGTGCACGGCGTTCGCCTCGGCCGCCGGGTCGGCAGGCTGCGCGTCGGTGTCCTCGGATGGCGCCTCGGTGCCCTCGGCCAGCGGGAACTCGTGTTCGTGATAGCGCAGCCTGCCATCCACCAGCCGCAGATCCGCCAGTGCCGCCGCACCGCCGTCCCCGTCGTCGGCCAGGACCGGCAGCAGGATCGGGCCCCGAGACCAGTCGATGTCGAAATACTCGGCGTGCACCGCATCCCGGCCGTCCCGCAACACCTCCCACCACCACGGATTGGCGGCTGGCACGGCGACCCCCATGTGGTTGGGCACCACGTCGACCACGAACCCGATGCCTGCGCCGCGCAACCGTTCCGCCAACGCTCGTCGGGCGGACTCGCCGCCGAGGATCTCCGAGGCGCGGGTCGGGTCGACCACGTCGTAGCCGTGGGTCGATCCCGGCGTGGCCCGCAGCACCGGGGAGACATACAAGGCACCGATTCCGAGGCCCTGCAGATAGTCGATCAGCGCCGCCGCCTGGTCGAAGGTCTGCGCAGGACCCAACTGCAGCCGATAGGTCGAGGTCGGGACGGTCACTGGCTCTCCTCCGTACGCTGCATCACGATCAGTGATCGGGCTGGAACGTTGAGTACACCATTCGCGAGGAACGACCGGACCGGGGTGGGCACCGACCCGGCCATCGCGCCGCTCACGGTCTCGCTGGCCCCGCCGAACACCTCGCCGGTGGCGGTGTCCACCACCACGGTCCATTCGACGCCGTAGTCGGGATCGGGCAGCGTGATCTCCAGGTCCTCCCGGTGGGCGTTGAAACAGAACAGGAAGGAATCGTCGGTGACACGGTCGCCGCGTTTGTCCCGGTCGGGAATGCCATCGCCGTTGAGGAACACCGTCACCGCGCGGCCGAACGGCACATCCCAATCGTGCTCGGTCATCTCGTCCGCCGAGGGCGTGAACCAGGCGATGTCGCGCAGCTCGTCGCCCTTGCGGATCGGCCTGCCCGCGAAGAACTTGCGCCTGCGGAACACCGGGTGGGTGCGGCGCAGCCGGTTGAGCGCCGCGACGAAGTCGATCAGCTCCTCGTGTACGTCGGCGAGGGACCAGTCGAGCCAGGACACGTCGTTGTCCTGGCAGTAGGCGTTGTTGTTGCCACGCTGGGTGCGGCCGAGCTCGTCGCCGTGCAGCAGCATCGGGGTGCCCTGGGACAGCAGCATGGTGGCCAGGAAGTTCCTGCGTTGTCTGGCGCGCAGGTCGTTGATGGCCGGATCACCGATCGGTCCCTCCGCCCCGCAGTTCCACGAGCGGTTGTCGTTCTCGCCGTCCTTGCCGTCTTCGCCGTTGGCGTCGTTGTGCTTGTGGTTGTAGGAGACCAGGTCGTTGAGGGTGAAGCCGTCGTGGGCGGTGACGAAGTTGATCGACGCGTAGGGCCTGCGACCGTCGTCCTGGTAGAGATCGCTGGAGCCGGTGAATCGGGAGGCGAACTCGCCGAGGGTGCCGGGTTCGCCGCGCCAGAAGTCCCGCACGGTGTCGCGGTACTTGCCGTTCCACTCCGTCCACAGCGGGGGGAAGTTGCCCACCTGGTAGCCGCCGGGCCCGACGTCCCACGGCTCGGCGATCAACTTCACCTGGCTGATCAGGGGGTCCTGCTGCACCAGGTCGAAGAACGAGCTGAGTCGGTCGACGTCGTAGAACTCCCTGGCCAGCGTCGAGGCGAGGTCGAAGCGGAAGCCGTCGACGTGCATCTCCGAGACCCAGTACCGCAGCGAGTCCATGATGAGCTGCAGAGTGTGCGGATTGCGGACGTTCAGCGAGTTGCCGGTGCCGGTGTAGTCCCGGTAGTAGCCGGGATCGTCCTCCATCAGCCGGTAGTAGGCCGCGTTGTCGATGCCGCGCATGGACAAGGTCGGGCCGAGATGGTTGCCCTCGGCCGTGTGGTTGTAGACGACGTCGAGGATTACCTCGATTCCTGCATCGTGCAGGGCGCGGACCATGGCCTTGAACTCCGGGACCTGCGCGCCACGACCGCCCGCCGAGGCGTAGCCGCTGTGTGGGGCGAAGAAGCCCAGTGTGTTGTAACCCCAGTAGTTGGTCAGCCCGCGTTGGACCAGATGGTGGTCGACCACGAAGTGATGCACCGGCATCAACTCCACCGCGGTGATCCCCAACCTGGTGAGGTGATCGATCATCACCGGATGCGCCAGCCCCGCATACGTGCCGCGCAGTTCGGCGGGGATGTCGGGATGCGAGATGGTCAGGCCTCGGACGTGTGCCTCGTAGATGACCGTCTCGTTGTAGGGCGTCTTGGGTGGGCGATCCATACCCCAGTCGAAGAAGGGATTGATGACCACGGCCTTCGGTAGGTAGGGCGCCGAATCGAGATCGTTGCGCGAGCCCTCGTCGTGGAAGTGGTAGCCGAACAGGGACTCATGCCAGTCCAGCGTTCCCCCGATGGCCTTGGCGTAGGGGTCGATGAGCAGCTTGTTCGGATTACAGCGCAGTCCCGCTGCGGTGTCGTACGGGCCGGTGACCCGATAGCCGTACCGCTGTCCCGGCCCGACGCCCGGGAGGTAGCCGTGGTGCACGAAGCCGTCGACCTCGTAGAGCGCGACGCGGGTCTCCTGGTCGTCCTCGTCGAAGAGACAGAGCTCGACCCGGTCGGCCACCTCGGAGAAGACAGCGAAGTTGGTTCCGGCACCGTCGTAGGACGCGCCCAACGGGTAGGCGGTGCCTGGCCACGGCTGCATGCTGGCTCCCGATGCGACATGGCCCGACGCAGGCTGCGCGGGGCGCCTGTGATCACGCTATTCGATCGTGCTGCGTCCCGGCGATATCTCTGCTTGATCCCCTATCGACCGCTGCCGCCGGTTCGGCACGGCCAGGCCGGGCCCGCAGGTCGTCCAGGAGCGCCGGGGGTGAGGACGGATCGGCCGTTGGTTTGTAGATCCAAGGCAAATTGCTCCGAGGTCTTCGTGATTCGGCCACGCTTGCGACCTGGGCATGTAACCGTCTGTAGAGATTTCGGCCTGTGGATGTTCACCGGTTAGGTGCTGGGTCACAGCTGGTTGATGCGCTGGGTGACCGCCGAATACGTTCTGCTCTGTAGTCACGGCCAGGTCACAAGAGCAACACGAAACGCC
This Actinoalloteichus hymeniacidonis DNA region includes the following protein-coding sequences:
- the glgX gene encoding glycogen debranching protein GlgX yields the protein MQPWPGTAYPLGASYDGAGTNFAVFSEVADRVELCLFDEDDQETRVALYEVDGFVHHGYLPGVGPGQRYGYRVTGPYDTAAGLRCNPNKLLIDPYAKAIGGTLDWHESLFGYHFHDEGSRNDLDSAPYLPKAVVINPFFDWGMDRPPKTPYNETVIYEAHVRGLTISHPDIPAELRGTYAGLAHPVMIDHLTRLGITAVELMPVHHFVVDHHLVQRGLTNYWGYNTLGFFAPHSGYASAGGRGAQVPEFKAMVRALHDAGIEVILDVVYNHTAEGNHLGPTLSMRGIDNAAYYRLMEDDPGYYRDYTGTGNSLNVRNPHTLQLIMDSLRYWVSEMHVDGFRFDLASTLAREFYDVDRLSSFFDLVQQDPLISQVKLIAEPWDVGPGGYQVGNFPPLWTEWNGKYRDTVRDFWRGEPGTLGEFASRFTGSSDLYQDDGRRPYASINFVTAHDGFTLNDLVSYNHKHNDANGEDGKDGENDNRSWNCGAEGPIGDPAINDLRARQRRNFLATMLLSQGTPMLLHGDELGRTQRGNNNAYCQDNDVSWLDWSLADVHEELIDFVAALNRLRRTHPVFRRRKFFAGRPIRKGDELRDIAWFTPSADEMTEHDWDVPFGRAVTVFLNGDGIPDRDKRGDRVTDDSFLFCFNAHREDLEITLPDPDYGVEWTVVVDTATGEVFGGASETVSGAMAGSVPTPVRSFLANGVLNVPARSLIVMQRTEESQ
- the treY gene encoding malto-oligosyltrehalose synthase is translated as MTVPTSTYRLQLGPAQTFDQAAALIDYLQGLGIGALYVSPVLRATPGSTHGYDVVDPTRASEILGGESARRALAERLRGAGIGFVVDVVPNHMGVAVPAANPWWWEVLRDGRDAVHAEYFDIDWSRGPILLPVLADDGDGGAAALADLRLVDGRLRYHEHEFPLAEGTEAPSEDTDAQPADPAAEANAVHERQHYRLVSWRRGGAELTFRRFFDISALAAVRVEEPTVFAATHGELLRWVEAGEVTGLRIDHPDGLSNPGEYLRRLREAAPEAWLVVEKILGPDESLPASWPVDGSTGYEALREVCGLFIDPAGEQPLTRLAQELSAPESSAAVADPHGTEAAAKHFAAERVLGAETDRIAGLVAALPGCPDRESARQVTVELLRSFPVYRSYLPEGRQALADAVATACGERPDLAPLVTAVAEEMVAHPDGELAIRVQQTSGMVMAKGVEDTAFYRFNRFVALNEVGGDPSRFGVRPEEFHASASARAAARPGMMTSLSTHDTKRSEDVRARLAVLSELPDEFGAALRRWSQRHPLPEASLNLLGWQSLLGAWPITEQRLTDYLAKAAKEAKLGTSWTAPDADFDAAVAAWPAAVLGDEQTSAEVAAFVGGIVGHGWSNSLGQKLVHTSGPGIPDVYQGTELWDLSLVDPDNRRPVDFALRRSLAARLDQGWLPEIDESGAVKLLVTSRVLRLRRDQPHLFTGYRPLVADGPAAAHALAFARGSRHAELVAVATRLPVGLAKAGGWRDTVLAMPDGRASWVDVISGARVDTATPLLADVLARYPVALLRRD